The following are from one region of the Quercus robur chromosome 1, dhQueRobu3.1, whole genome shotgun sequence genome:
- the LOC126732897 gene encoding protein FAR1-RELATED SEQUENCE 5-like — MIINYSHFGDVITFDTTYSTNRDARPLGVFLGLNHHKETVVFGGALLYDETIEFFVWLFETFLEAMSEKKPITIFTDQDATMSVAIKVVMPKTYHALCSRHMWQNAEKHLGHLLKNESQFNNYFLACIYEYDGEGEFLTAWNKMLDKYDVRENKWLIDLFKLKEKWAQAYVKRTFTARIKITQLSESFNANLKDCLRTNLNIVEFFTHFERTEVEEVIALSILECNVSQTHSYVVGVFNQHGKYEVMWNPLDETLSCSSRKFESFGILCRHGLKVLDVLDIKLIPNRYIMKRWRRDEKDGSRKNCTTHNIKPDTQLEYEIYAHDIMVQKKIEDISSGNITSFTQLLMSASTSSASHQGGSSASVALASHLKSISSVVGSNDKIDGAGGLLTQGSIASGGPLTQESVTS, encoded by the exons ATGATCATTAACTATAGCCACTTCGGTGATGTAATAACGTTTGATACAACGTATAGTACAAATAGAGATGCAAGGCCACTTGGAGTATTTTTGGGTCTCAATCACCATAAAGAAACTGTTGTATTTGGAGGTGCACTTTTATATGATgaaacaattgaattttttgtatGGTTATTTGAGACCTTCTTAGAAGCAATGTCTGAAAAGAAGCCAATCACTATTTTCACAGATCAAGATGCAACAATGTCAGTTGCAATAAAAGTAGTCATGCCTAAGACATATCATGCATTGTGTAGTCGGCATATGTGGCAGAATGCTGAGAAACACTTGGGTCATTTACTAAAAAATGAGTCTCAATTTAACAATTATTTCTTAGCATGTATCTATGAGTATGATGGTGAAGGTGAGTTTCTTACAGCTTGGAATAAAATGCTGGATAAATACGATGTTCGTGAAAATAAATGGCTAATTGATCTAtttaaattgaaggaaaaatggGCCCAAGCATATGTTAAGAGAACTTTCACTGCAAGAATAAAGATAACCCAGCTTAGTGAGAGTTTCAATGCTAACTTGAAAGATTGCTTGCGTACTAATCTCAATATAGTAGAGTTTTTCACTCATTTTGAAAGA aCAGAAGTTGAAGAGGTAATAGCACTTTCCATCCTAGAATGCAATGTGAGTCAAACACATAGTTATGTGGTTGGAGTTTTCAATCAACATGGAAAATATGAAGTCATGTGGAATCCATTAGATGAGACTCTATCTTGTAGTTCCAGGAAGTTTGAGTCATTTGGTATTTTATGTAGGCATGGTTTGAAAGTTCTTGATGTATTGGATATCAAGTTGATTCCTAATAGATATATCATGAAGAGGTGGAGAAGAGATGAAAAAGATGGAAGCAGAAAAAATTGCACAACACATAACATTAAGCCGGATACTCAATTGGAATAT GAAATATATGCACATGACATCATGgtacaaaagaaaattgaggatATCTCTTCTGGAAATATTACTAGTTTTACACAACTTTTAATG TCGGCTTCTACAAGTTCTGCATCACATCAAGGAGGCTCATCAGCAAGTGTTGCATTAGCATCACATTTAAAGAGTATATCAAGTGTGGTAGGCTCCAACGACAAAATTGATGGTGCAGGAGGTCTCTTGACTCAAGGAAGTATTGCAAGTGGAGGTCCCTTGACTCAAGAAAGTGTTACAAGTTGA
- the LOC126725505 gene encoding L10-interacting MYB domain-containing protein-like, with amino-acid sequence MDSKRNGIKVDFEPDPATWTATEEKIFIQLMVKEVQKGNRSTTTFLRKGWKNIEQEFHERTSKRYNKTQFRNKFNQLRTRYHDFSKLLQEPGFSWDPVLNTVTAAEGVWESYIKVNRKAKRFRKKGCPMFNELVAIFNDSTLKYKDVFPLAQYPMVNEDNLDLEDSSTNATPSAFPCNSSEGKGYPSQNTRRRQRSPTPTSHVGGKREARVVEMGEALKEWTEVTRAMTPTTSTLNKTDTSALSSAFSITNCVKCLESIEGLDGATYLKAIKMFKDVDWREMFMAMSSERRLIWLASLE; translated from the exons ATGGATTCCAAAAGGAATGGCATTAAAGTTGATTTTGAGCCTGATCCTGCTACTTGGACAGCCACAgaagagaaaattttcattcaacTAATGGTTAAAGAGGTTCAGAAAGGGAATAGATCCACAACAACATTTTTGAGGAAAGGTTGGAAAAATATAGAGCAAGAGTTCCATGAGAGAACTAGTAAGAGGTACAACAAAACTCAATTTAGAAATAAGTTTAATCAACTGAGGACTCGTTATCATGATTTCAGTAAGTTGTTGCAAGAACCTGGGTTTAGTTGGGACCCTGTGCTCAATACTGTCACTGCTGCTGAGGGCGTATGGGAATCATATATTAAG GTGAACAGAAAGGCCAAGAGATTTAGGAAAAAAGGATGCCCTATGTTTAATGAGTTGGTGGCCATATTTAATGACTCAACATTGAAGTACAAAGATGTTTTTCCATTAGCCCAGTATCCCATGGTTAATGAAGACAACTTGGATTTAGAAGATTCATCAACAAATGCCACTCCATCTGCTTTCCCCTGTAACAGTAGTGAGGGTAAAGGTTATCCTTCACAAAATACACGAAGACGGCAACGATCTCCCACTCCTACAAGCCATGTTGGAGGGAAGAGGGAGGCAAGGGTGGTGGAGATGGGTGAAGCTTTAAAGGAATGGACTGAAGTTACAAGGGCAATGACCCCTACAACCTCTACCTTGAACAAAACTGACACGTCGGCCCTTTCTAGTGCCTTCTCAATTACTAATTGTGTCAAGTGTCTAGAATCTATTGAAGGTTTGGATGGGGCTACCTACTTAAAGGCAATCAAGATGTTCAAGGATGTGGACTGGAGGGAAATGTTTATGGCAATGTCTTCTGAGAGAAGACTGATTTGGCTGGCAAGCTTGGAGtga